A region from the Paludicola sp. MB14-C6 genome encodes:
- a CDS encoding redoxin domain-containing protein, whose product MESMYNHISIGMKAPDFYANTTMGPMKMSDYKGKWVVLFSHPGDLTPV is encoded by the coding sequence ATGGAATCAATGTATAATCATATTTCGATTGGAATGAAAGCTCCAGATTTTTATGCAAATACAACAATGGGACCAATGAAGATGTCTGATTATAAAGGAAAATGGGTTGTCCTATTTAGCCATCCAGGTGATTTAACCCCAGTTTGA
- a CDS encoding GIY-YIG nuclease family protein — protein MSELDTEISYIFQAFTGGKKYFFGNLVPSMLEDRLAVVYAIFNVNTGEALYVGRTKNLRQRLYTNHLMGPKSNARLKKYLVEDDNESKVTTMEEAKVFLKENCYFQYLEEPDMRKRGRLEGLLSYLLGVRYIHEEH, from the coding sequence ATGAGTGAATTAGATACAGAAATAAGTTACATTTTTCAGGCCTTTACTGGCGGGAAGAAGTATTTCTTTGGAAACCTTGTTCCATCTATGTTAGAAGATCGTTTAGCTGTTGTTTATGCAATTTTTAATGTAAATACCGGAGAAGCATTATATGTAGGTAGGACAAAAAATCTTCGCCAAAGATTGTATACAAATCATTTAATGGGACCAAAATCCAATGCGCGATTAAAAAAGTACCTAGTGGAAGATGATAACGAGTCAAAAGTTACGACTATGGAGGAGGCAAAAGTGTTTCTAAAAGAGAACTGCTATTTTCAGTATTTAGAAGAACCCGATATGCGTAAGCGAGGACGTCTTGAAGGGCTACTTAGTTATTTGCTTGGTGTCCGTTATATTCATGAAGAACATTAA
- a CDS encoding P-loop ATPase, Sll1717 family, producing the protein MINLQDEDTLLKCSNCGKPFFTQGEKKFYESKGFVIPNKCKECRNLTRKCVLYTPKKSNTILDTKTKNVYEEIIDNWSVEAKKEKQDYFYNVEEVKVIEEGKKSFVIGRKGSGKTAIAQHLYEMEYGDIFTIKLSFKNFPFNILYSLENQQEYTSPNQYISIWKYLIFSCICKKMITNESVDLQIRDKLTQLYGDSSTKQLNKLIEKWTSKGFGAKILGVGFNYEREKYSPDLTWIEAIEILQELILKHCGTAKYIIVFDELDEDYKDFSSSAEFDKYMCMLTSLFKAVQDIRSIFDSEEKLVLPVVFLRSDIYAQLKDSDKNKWRESIINLEWDSTKIKRMLAHRLCVAYGIADIEFENVWYRLFDCSSVKMGNKQARELDIYTYIERSTEMRPRDFIQYVKECVTLANEYSQMPILPQTVKDADDNFSEYLKGETIDEIFPVIPEINEILGLLSTIRKQSFQFNTFEREYNELVKRGVVNRREVKSILLILFDAGVIGNQPAMRGQAIFRFSKKSPRFNFNETMIIHRGLYKALQIF; encoded by the coding sequence ATGATAAATTTACAAGATGAGGATACTCTATTAAAATGTTCTAATTGCGGTAAACCTTTTTTTACTCAAGGAGAAAAAAAGTTTTATGAATCCAAAGGGTTTGTAATACCTAATAAATGTAAAGAATGTAGAAATTTAACAAGAAAATGTGTGCTTTATACACCTAAAAAATCAAATACTATTTTAGATACTAAAACAAAAAACGTATATGAGGAAATTATAGATAATTGGAGTGTTGAAGCAAAAAAAGAGAAGCAAGATTATTTCTATAATGTCGAGGAAGTTAAAGTCATAGAAGAAGGAAAAAAGTCATTTGTTATCGGACGTAAAGGTAGTGGTAAAACTGCAATAGCACAACACTTATATGAAATGGAGTATGGGGATATTTTTACAATTAAACTATCATTTAAAAATTTTCCATTTAATATTCTCTATTCATTAGAAAATCAACAAGAATATACTTCGCCTAATCAATATATATCTATTTGGAAATATTTGATTTTTTCATGTATTTGCAAAAAAATGATTACTAATGAAAGCGTTGATTTACAAATTAGAGACAAATTAACCCAATTATATGGTGATTCCTCAACAAAACAGTTAAACAAACTAATTGAAAAATGGACAAGCAAGGGGTTCGGTGCGAAAATTTTAGGTGTTGGTTTTAACTATGAAAGAGAAAAATACTCTCCAGACTTAACTTGGATTGAAGCTATAGAAATATTACAGGAGTTAATACTGAAGCATTGTGGTACAGCAAAGTATATTATTGTTTTTGATGAACTCGATGAAGACTATAAAGACTTTTCATCAAGTGCGGAATTTGATAAATATATGTGTATGTTAACAAGTTTGTTTAAGGCTGTTCAAGATATTAGAAGTATATTTGATTCAGAAGAAAAACTAGTTCTACCTGTTGTATTTTTGCGTAGCGATATATATGCCCAGCTTAAAGATTCCGATAAAAACAAATGGCGCGAGTCAATTATTAACTTGGAATGGGATAGTACTAAAATAAAGAGAATGTTAGCACATAGACTTTGTGTTGCTTATGGCATTGCTGATATAGAGTTTGAAAATGTTTGGTATAGATTATTTGATTGCTCTAGTGTGAAAATGGGTAATAAGCAAGCACGTGAATTAGATATCTATACATATATTGAAAGAAGTACCGAAATGCGACCTAGAGATTTTATTCAATATGTAAAGGAATGTGTAACTCTAGCAAATGAGTATTCACAAATGCCGATTTTACCACAAACAGTTAAAGATGCAGATGATAATTTCTCTGAATATCTCAAAGGAGAGACTATTGATGAAATATTCCCAGTAATACCTGAAATTAACGAAATATTAGGACTACTATCTACTATCAGAAAACAAAGTTTCCAGTTTAATACCTTTGAACGTGAGTATAATGAGCTTGTTAAACGTGGCGTTGTTAACAGAAGAGAGGTTAAAAGTATTTTATTAATACTATTTGATGCTGGGGTAATAGGAAATCAACCAGCTATGAGAGGACAGGCAATTTTTAGATTTTCAAAAAAATCTCCACGTTTCAATTTTAATGAAACAATGATAATACATAGAGGTTTATATAAAGCTTTGCAGATATTTTAA
- the cax gene encoding calcium/proton exchanger: MKYLKYMLLFVPLSIVGYFLHWSSSLMFFMTCLSIIPLAGYLGEATEEIACHTGPKFGGFLNATFGNATELIIGIFALKAGLIDVVKASLAGSVLGNILLVLGCSILAGGLKHKELKFNASLGNFTATMLLFSVVGLTIPAVFTFSMPENEITSKYESFSIIVGLILLLMYVVGMVYSFKTQSDLYGVEHAEDIEPKRSLISSISILAIATVFIAIESEMLVSSIEPMTKSLGIPEMFVGLILIPIVGNAAEHSTAVIMALKNKMDIAIEISVGSCLQISMFVVPLLVIVSTFFTPMSIVFKPIELAIFGASVLIANQIVSSGKTNWLEGLKLLSVYLIAAVGFFIIN, translated from the coding sequence ATGAAATACCTTAAGTACATGCTATTGTTTGTTCCCCTCTCAATTGTTGGATACTTTTTACATTGGAGCAGTTCTTTAATGTTCTTTATGACGTGTCTTTCTATTATTCCTCTTGCAGGATATCTTGGCGAAGCAACTGAAGAAATTGCTTGTCATACAGGTCCAAAATTCGGAGGTTTCTTAAACGCAACATTCGGCAACGCAACAGAGTTAATCATTGGTATTTTTGCTTTGAAAGCAGGTCTGATTGACGTTGTAAAAGCGTCACTTGCCGGTTCCGTTCTCGGAAATATCCTTTTGGTTTTAGGTTGTAGTATTTTAGCCGGTGGCTTAAAACACAAAGAGCTAAAATTCAATGCAAGTCTTGGAAACTTTACTGCTACAATGCTTCTATTTTCTGTTGTAGGACTAACTATTCCCGCTGTTTTCACTTTCTCCATGCCTGAAAATGAAATTACAAGTAAATACGAAAGCTTTAGCATTATCGTTGGTTTGATTCTGCTACTAATGTACGTAGTTGGTATGGTTTATTCCTTTAAAACGCAATCTGACCTCTATGGCGTAGAGCATGCGGAAGATATTGAGCCAAAACGTAGCCTCATATCCAGCATTTCAATATTAGCAATCGCAACTGTATTTATTGCAATTGAATCAGAAATGCTTGTTAGTTCAATTGAGCCAATGACGAAATCATTGGGCATACCTGAAATGTTTGTAGGACTAATCCTCATTCCTATTGTTGGAAATGCTGCTGAACATAGTACTGCCGTTATTATGGCATTAAAAAATAAAATGGATATTGCAATTGAAATTTCAGTTGGTTCTTGTTTACAAATATCTATGTTCGTAGTGCCATTACTCGTTATTGTAAGTACTTTCTTCACCCCAATGAGTATTGTGTTTAAACCAATCGAGCTTGCAATCTTTGGAGCAAGTGTACTTATTGCAAATCAAATTGTTTCATCCGGAAAAACAAATTGGCTGGAAGGACTTAAATTACTATCTGTTTACTTAATTGCCGCAGTTGGATTTTTTATCATAAACTAG
- a CDS encoding AAA family ATPase — protein sequence MHIKETQPKEVIGVEEARLIISEVRKAVKGKDDIILKVLLAILAKGHILLEDIPGVGKTTLAMAFSKATSLDYNRVQFTPDVMPSDVTGFTIYKKETETFEYVKGAVLCNFFLADEINRTSSKTQSALLEVMEEGKVTVDLKSYDTPKPFTVIATQNPVGHAGTQMLPESQLDRFLMRLTMGYPDKGSEIIILKSKATENPLEQIKPVVDAETLLSMQNAVDYVHVHDAIYNYIVELIGKTRTNEFVELGASPRGSVALAAVARARAYLQQRDYVLPCDVQNSFIDVISHRIILKSKAKIANQTVNSVLTEILNTTKQPLLTKDQL from the coding sequence ATGCACATAAAAGAAACGCAGCCAAAAGAAGTAATTGGTGTTGAAGAAGCAAGACTTATTATAAGTGAAGTAAGAAAAGCCGTTAAAGGTAAGGATGATATTATATTAAAGGTATTACTGGCTATATTGGCAAAAGGACACATCTTACTTGAAGATATTCCTGGTGTTGGTAAGACAACACTTGCAATGGCTTTTTCAAAGGCTACTTCATTGGATTATAATCGTGTGCAGTTTACTCCGGATGTTATGCCAAGTGATGTTACGGGCTTTACTATATACAAAAAGGAAACGGAAACCTTTGAGTATGTAAAAGGTGCAGTTTTATGTAATTTCTTTTTAGCTGATGAAATCAATCGTACTTCTTCTAAAACGCAATCTGCTTTATTGGAAGTAATGGAAGAAGGCAAAGTAACAGTTGATTTAAAATCATACGATACGCCAAAACCATTTACGGTTATAGCAACACAAAATCCGGTAGGTCATGCCGGAACCCAGATGCTGCCTGAATCACAACTTGACCGTTTCTTAATGCGACTTACTATGGGCTATCCGGATAAAGGTAGTGAGATTATTATTTTAAAATCCAAAGCTACTGAAAATCCATTAGAACAAATTAAGCCGGTTGTAGATGCAGAAACACTTTTATCTATGCAAAATGCAGTAGATTATGTTCATGTACATGATGCTATTTATAATTATATTGTTGAATTGATAGGAAAAACGAGAACAAACGAATTTGTTGAGTTAGGCGCAAGTCCTAGAGGCTCAGTTGCGCTTGCTGCCGTTGCTAGAGCAAGAGCTTATTTACAGCAACGAGATTACGTATTGCCGTGTGATGTGCAAAACTCATTTATTGATGTAATCAGCCACCGTATTATTTTAAAATCCAAGGCTAAAATTGCAAATCAAACGGTAAACTCTGTATTAACTGAGATTTTAAATACAACAAAACAGCCTTTGCTGACAAAAGATCAGCTATAA
- a CDS encoding DUF58 domain-containing protein, whose protein sequence is MLKTRIYYSILIIGCFCFYLLYSDYISLVALLIFLLLPICLWIVNLIATRKVQVSIKMKNMICGQLMGCPISISIDNESAFPIGEARIYITSINQFSNDAFSNVISVPVSSDNVTNVQSNVISHHVGKVTTKINKVAFYDLLKLTKITKKLDISESYYVLPEFEKIYSDLKNKDALDEESNVYSQKKGTVNSADILDYHEYAQGDMIKNINWKLSSRLNELMVKEFTEPISNSALILFELMQYSKEAPSLTQVDHAMQTVCSVMQWLYQNNVGHKLAWYSNELNSLCKLDVKSQEDQIAVLQQIEDSSFYQEPKGLAHVLKRIEKHSYSNIFYITTSLSYEAANMLTELNEFGKLNVLAIQKGNEELSEAIQQLLSEHDVNYLSLNEQNLKQQLQNIIA, encoded by the coding sequence ATGCTTAAAACGAGAATCTATTATAGTATTTTAATTATAGGTTGCTTTTGTTTTTATCTTTTGTATTCTGATTATATTTCTCTTGTGGCACTTTTAATTTTTCTGTTGTTACCAATATGTTTATGGATTGTGAACCTAATTGCAACAAGAAAAGTTCAAGTATCTATTAAAATGAAAAATATGATATGCGGGCAACTTATGGGATGTCCAATCAGTATTTCAATTGATAATGAGTCGGCTTTTCCAATAGGTGAAGCAAGAATTTACATTACTAGCATCAATCAGTTTTCAAATGATGCTTTTAGCAATGTAATCAGTGTTCCTGTTTCTTCAGATAATGTAACGAATGTACAATCAAATGTGATTTCTCACCATGTTGGAAAGGTAACAACAAAAATAAACAAAGTAGCTTTTTATGATTTACTTAAACTTACTAAAATTACGAAAAAATTAGATATTAGTGAAAGCTATTATGTGTTGCCTGAATTTGAAAAAATATATTCTGACTTAAAAAACAAAGATGCACTTGATGAAGAAAGCAATGTATATTCTCAGAAAAAAGGCACTGTTAATAGTGCAGATATTTTAGATTATCATGAATATGCACAAGGTGACATGATCAAAAATATTAACTGGAAACTAAGCTCACGCCTCAATGAGTTAATGGTAAAAGAATTTACCGAGCCGATTTCAAACTCTGCTCTCATTTTGTTTGAGTTAATGCAATATTCCAAAGAAGCTCCATCTTTAACTCAAGTTGATCATGCAATGCAAACAGTTTGTTCTGTTATGCAATGGCTTTATCAAAATAACGTTGGCCATAAGCTTGCTTGGTATAGTAATGAATTGAATTCACTGTGTAAATTAGATGTAAAATCTCAAGAAGACCAAATTGCAGTGCTCCAGCAAATTGAAGATAGCAGCTTTTATCAAGAACCAAAAGGTTTAGCGCATGTTTTAAAAAGAATCGAAAAGCATAGTTATTCTAACATTTTTTATATTACAACTTCCTTAAGTTATGAAGCTGCGAATATGCTGACTGAGTTAAATGAATTTGGGAAGCTGAATGTGTTAGCTATTCAAAAAGGTAATGAAGAGCTTTCTGAAGCAATACAACAGCTCTTATCAGAGCATGATGTGAATTATTTGTCTTTGAATGAACAAAATTTAAAACAACAGCTGCAAAATATTATTGCATAA
- a CDS encoding transglutaminase-like domain-containing protein, whose amino-acid sequence MAAAINHISLDADMQVHLVKPKAATGKLAECIALMLCMLGCVITAMVTLQLPHSFTLILSVGVFSVTTTFLFNMRKYRGITILGILILLGIIMYSMWKTVSNAFWMINGNIVEAINKYYHTNYGYYMPGYTFDEYLSTVFVGLILSVIVLSLILGTLIILLKSPLGTFIVMLPFAYLAIEFGKEPHGFCLLLMLVGFLFTFSMYAINSKIFGKKISSFFVEKKKPKRIRYYFHNRNFQHNLMMNSGVVVLLIALALSMMISLFIPQNSYKPNNELKDHVQQLISDISNFKFTRFTTKVSGGGIGTGKLGDVDKLKYTNKVHLIVNSKIRTPFYLKGYVGAQYGKNKWEANPSETMKESQKLFADFKGQNTSPQNVEWLFMGLTDPNTLSQNTVENDISINNVAANKDYYYSPYFLNPMSYPFTTDFLKYEQDTMLKSQKKVIPTYTWKSWLFRKSISESENAYTSFYDPTMNEMAKQLKSTNFYYKTIKEYPGLAGLEEEYYKFVQDVYTRLPENKLNKLKADAETINQQQKNNPIEAKVKAVATFLSMNTKYSLSPARTPEEEDFAEYFLYKNKKGYCSHYATTATLMLRAMDIPARYVEGYTVTDKDYIKNEATIHDTNAHAWVEVYVSPIGWVPFEVTPGFSTESISQTNTEDLSSEPQAPSQPNVSSSTVSSDPNQDDLNLKKDQDGPVWKAVKTIFIGIFKFMLAAIGLIIICFVYLAIRRKIILKKRKAKMFNEKVNIGIIETYKYVNLLLEYLKYHVEEHKNEQVFAQYVDERCRYITQKGALKKVVTLALEAKYSRHDLSNDNRVFVMDFATTLANNIYQANSKWNKIVFKYVKALY is encoded by the coding sequence ATGGCAGCAGCAATAAATCATATTTCTTTAGACGCAGATATGCAGGTTCATTTGGTAAAGCCAAAGGCTGCTACCGGAAAGCTTGCAGAATGCATTGCACTAATGCTATGTATGTTGGGGTGCGTTATAACTGCAATGGTTACCCTACAACTACCACATAGCTTTACATTGATTTTAAGTGTGGGCGTTTTTTCTGTTACAACAACTTTTCTTTTTAATATGCGAAAATATCGCGGGATTACGATATTAGGTATACTAATACTGCTTGGAATTATAATGTATTCTATGTGGAAAACAGTTAGTAACGCGTTTTGGATGATAAACGGCAATATTGTTGAAGCGATAAATAAGTATTATCATACCAATTACGGCTATTACATGCCTGGGTATACTTTTGATGAGTATTTATCGACTGTGTTTGTCGGGTTAATTTTATCTGTTATTGTTTTAAGTTTGATTTTGGGTACGTTAATTATATTATTAAAATCTCCATTGGGAACTTTTATTGTAATGCTTCCTTTTGCATATTTAGCAATTGAATTTGGTAAGGAACCACATGGGTTTTGCTTGCTGTTAATGCTTGTGGGATTTCTTTTTACATTTAGCATGTATGCCATAAATTCTAAAATTTTCGGTAAAAAAATAAGCTCATTTTTTGTAGAAAAAAAGAAGCCTAAGCGAATACGGTATTATTTTCATAATCGTAATTTTCAACATAATCTTATGATGAATAGTGGAGTAGTAGTATTGTTAATCGCATTGGCTTTATCTATGATGATTAGCTTATTTATCCCTCAAAATTCTTATAAACCAAACAATGAACTGAAAGACCATGTACAACAACTAATTTCCGATATATCGAATTTTAAATTTACTCGCTTCACAACAAAAGTATCAGGTGGCGGTATAGGAACGGGTAAGCTTGGCGATGTTGACAAACTGAAATATACGAATAAAGTACATCTTATCGTTAACTCAAAAATTCGTACGCCTTTTTATTTAAAAGGCTACGTTGGCGCACAGTATGGTAAAAATAAATGGGAAGCTAACCCTTCTGAAACAATGAAGGAAAGCCAAAAACTGTTTGCTGACTTTAAAGGTCAAAATACTAGCCCTCAAAATGTTGAATGGTTATTTATGGGCTTGACTGATCCAAATACATTATCTCAAAATACGGTTGAAAATGACATTTCTATTAACAATGTAGCTGCGAATAAGGATTATTATTATTCACCTTACTTCTTAAACCCTATGAGTTATCCATTTACAACAGACTTTCTTAAGTATGAGCAAGACACTATGTTAAAATCGCAAAAAAAAGTTATCCCTACTTATACATGGAAATCATGGCTGTTTCGAAAAAGCATAAGTGAAAGCGAGAATGCATATACCTCCTTTTATGATCCGACAATGAATGAAATGGCAAAGCAATTAAAATCAACCAATTTTTATTATAAGACAATAAAAGAGTATCCTGGTTTAGCTGGGTTAGAAGAAGAATATTACAAATTTGTTCAAGATGTCTATACACGTTTACCTGAAAATAAGTTGAACAAATTGAAAGCAGATGCAGAAACCATAAATCAACAGCAAAAAAATAACCCTATTGAGGCTAAAGTAAAAGCAGTAGCAACCTTCTTATCTATGAATACAAAATATTCTTTATCACCTGCTAGAACACCCGAAGAAGAAGATTTTGCCGAATATTTTCTTTATAAGAATAAAAAAGGATATTGTTCTCACTATGCAACTACTGCAACATTGATGCTGCGGGCAATGGATATTCCTGCTCGTTATGTTGAGGGATATACCGTAACAGATAAAGACTATATTAAAAATGAGGCTACTATTCATGATACTAATGCTCATGCATGGGTTGAAGTATATGTTTCGCCGATAGGTTGGGTGCCTTTTGAAGTGACTCCAGGATTTTCAACTGAAAGTATTTCACAAACCAATACTGAAGATCTTTCGTCTGAACCCCAAGCACCAAGCCAACCAAATGTATCAAGCAGCACTGTAAGCAGTGACCCTAATCAAGACGATTTGAACCTGAAAAAAGATCAAGATGGCCCTGTTTGGAAAGCAGTAAAAACAATTTTTATTGGCATTTTTAAATTTATGTTGGCGGCTATTGGGCTTATCATTATTTGTTTTGTGTATTTAGCAATCAGAAGAAAAATTATCCTTAAAAAGCGCAAAGCAAAGATGTTTAATGAGAAAGTCAATATAGGTATTATTGAGACCTATAAATATGTTAATTTGTTATTAGAGTATTTAAAGTATCATGTAGAAGAACATAAGAATGAGCAGGTATTTGCGCAATATGTAGATGAACGTTGCCGATATATTACGCAAAAAGGTGCATTAAAAAAGGTTGTTACGCTTGCATTAGAAGCAAAATATAGTAGGCATGACCTTTCAAACGATAATCGAGTTTTCGTCATGGATTTTGCAACCACATTAGCAAACAACATTTATCAAGCAAATAGCAAATGGAATAAAATAGTGTTTAAGTATGTAAAAGCACTCTATTAA
- a CDS encoding CPC_1213 family protein, with translation MENKQRSTKNKKKSDGKFHSKHIKHDPQAESARAVFGYNNKVDQNESVE, from the coding sequence ATAGAAAATAAACAAAGAAGTACAAAAAACAAAAAGAAATCGGACGGTAAATTCCATTCTAAGCATATAAAGCATGATCCTCAAGCTGAAAGTGCAAGAGCTGTGTTTGGATATAATAACAAAGTAGACCAAAACGAATCTGTAGAATGA
- a CDS encoding HDIG domain-containing metalloprotein, with translation MSNAILFQEITIHLMHDEKPSVYLDELITKKAEEYPISMLYRLKETKQSPIHHPEGTAFVHTIMVVDQAAKVKKKASNEAVFMWAALLHDIGKPNTTRNRKGKITSYDHDKVGHRLSEEFLSALTNDTTFIKQVSSLVRWHMQILFVVNSLPFADVKAMKQQVSVEDIALLGYCDRMGRTNANHEKEERNIKEFIRLTK, from the coding sequence ATGAGTAATGCTATACTTTTTCAAGAAATTACAATTCACCTAATGCATGACGAAAAACCCTCTGTTTATCTTGATGAATTGATAACAAAAAAGGCAGAGGAATATCCTATTTCTATGTTGTATCGGTTGAAAGAAACTAAGCAATCTCCAATTCATCATCCGGAAGGAACAGCTTTTGTGCATACAATAATGGTTGTCGATCAAGCTGCAAAGGTAAAGAAAAAAGCCTCAAATGAAGCGGTATTCATGTGGGCAGCATTGCTTCATGATATTGGCAAGCCTAACACTACAAGAAATCGTAAAGGCAAAATCACATCATATGACCATGATAAAGTAGGTCATAGATTGAGCGAAGAATTTTTATCTGCGCTTACGAATGATACAACGTTTATCAAACAAGTATCTTCACTTGTTCGTTGGCATATGCAGATTTTGTTTGTGGTAAATTCGCTACCGTTTGCTGATGTAAAAGCAATGAAACAGCAAGTTAGTGTGGAGGATATTGCATTGTTAGGTTATTGTGACCGTATGGGTAGAACAAACGCAAATCATGAAAAAGAAGAACGAAATATTAAAGAATTTATCCGATTAACCAAGTAA